ACACTCACGATCAAACAATAGAATATGCAAACCACATTCATAAAAGACAAACAAGTGACAACACATCAAACAAAGCACAATAACtcagtatttatatatatatgagttacGTACCTTTGCTTCTCTTCTCTCAGAATCTGGATAAAATGTTGAACTTGAAGAAATATCAGAACTGCTTCTTACGGTAACTGAATTTCAAGAGTTTTAATCTTTTTAGCTTATTTGGTAACTAGGGTTTTGTTATTATAATAGGCTAATTGGATCACATattcacaaaacaaatcaaaatttaaaagcccaaaataatttttcagttttttgaacatatatccatcgacGCTTCCAATCCTGAATCGCGTGCTTCCATTACGGTTCCAAACGTCTCACTATCCTAAACGTGATTCCATAACGATTCCGAGCGATTCTGAGCGATTCCGTTTCCGGTTCCGCTTCGGAAGCACGAAACGCATGACCACCAACGATTCCATGCTACGTAGGTTTCAACAAAAGAAACCGACGCGGTGTTTTTATGGAGAGTTAATTCAGATATTAATGTCATAATGAAGATATGATTCTCCATTGACTCTTTTGATAACAACTAACggcaatataaatatattttgttttgaaacaataatatatttatttaaatgaatttgCTTTCTTGTGTCTAGACAAACACAAAAGATcatcttaaataaattttataatgatATGTTAATAGACAATATCTCATTAACAAATCCAAActcaaatccaaattcaaatacTCAAAGTGAAACATTTGCTAATTTTTATACTTAGTCAAATCTAAACATTTACAAGCTTTGTAAATCATCCATTTTGGATCTCTATTTCTCATTCAAAACAATTCCGATTTTGACCAACAAATACACTAACTCATAGTGTTCACGGTGACGATTACATCGTGCCCAAATTCCGGTTCTTCCGACAGACATCTCTGTCGAAAAATCCATCGGAAAAATGGTCCACACCACTTTGTCAAAAACGAGTTCCAACATTATTTACCAAGAAACCATATAACAATTGGTAACACAGAAATGAATACGAGAAACTGCAAAATTCATTCTAGTCTTACCTCATTGACATGGATACATTACTGTCTCGTGCTTTGATGATAACTCAGAAGGATGTCTCTATCTCACAATGCATAAATAATAAGGAGAAAGAATCGGCCGAGGCTGCTGCTTCGGGGGCAAACAATGCATGACTGAAGCAATATACCAAAGTCAGTGGACATTATAGTTTTGATATTCCTGGATGGTAATAAAGATTCTATAAAAGTGGCAGAAAACGTTATGTAAACCGCTCTTTTTGTGTGGTAATGAAACTTCGATTAATTGACCGTACGTACACATAACTTTGACTGTCTTCCTAATTCTAGAAAACTCGTACTTGTTTGTTTATCTAGTTGGCACACATGCATGCATAGTCAAAACAACACATACACTGACAACACACGCACACGAGCACATGCCTTTACAAATCTCAAACCTTAAGGTTCGTCCAAAAACTTaccaaagagaaagaagataagGAGGCAgatgaaaattaatgaaatacacaaacacaaacacgaCATggttaagtaaaaatgcatgcAATTTAAAAGCTACGTGTCCAACTCAAGACACTCAAGTCTCACATCTGTCCTTCTTTTTGGCTTCttttaaactctctctctctctctctcttcccacCTCAAATTATCCTTCTTCACACATCCTTGTTAATTCAAAGTGTTGTGAATATAATGGCAGCATCAACAGTTAGAACGTATGGTTTCGGTAGAGCCGACGAGGCTACACACCCTGACTCCATTAGAGCCACTTTAGCTGAGTTCCTCTCCACTTTTGTCTTTGTCTTTGCAGCTGAAGGCTCCATCCTCTCTCTCGGTACCGTTCCGAAGATAATTATGCAGCTTAAAAGTCTTTTCAGATGTGATATAGCTTATGAGTTGTGTGTTTTTTTCTATCTCAGATAAGTTGTATTGGGACCATGCGGCTCATGTTGGAACAAACACACCAGGAGGACTGGTACTAGTAGCGTTAGCTCATGCGTTTGCTCTGTTCGCCGCTGTCTCTGCAGCCATCAATGTCTCTGGCGGACACGTTAACCCGGCTGTCACTTTTGGTGCTCTTATTGGAGGCAGAATCTCTGCCATCCTTGCCATCTACTACTGGATAGCTCAGCTTCTTGGAGCCATCCTCGCTTGTCTATTGTTGAGGCTCGCCACAAACGGCATGGTACCACTAAATAAAATCATAGTGCATCAGTGTTCTAAAAGTCGGTTTAGATACCCCCTGATTTAAATAGACTCATATAAATAGACCCTCGTCTAATCAGTAATCTCATATAAATAGATTCTCGTCTAATCAATAATTTCATATTAGTATGATCTCATATGAAGCCTAATCAATAATGTTACTACCTATTCTTGAATATTGGTATACATATATGAGCTAGTATTTTTGTGTTGCAATGTTATAAACATAGTCTATCTTAATGCAGAGACCAGTTGGCTTCAGTTTAGCATCAGGTGTTAAGGCGCATAATGGACTCGTGTTAGAGATCATTTTAACATTTGGCCTAGTCTACGTCGTCTACTCGACCTTGATTGATCCAAAACGTGGAAGCCTTGGGATTATAGGACCGCTTGCGGTCGGACTCATAGTTGGTGCAAACATCTTGATGGGTGGACCGTTCTCTGGTGCGTCAATGAATCCAGCTCGAGCCTTTGGTCCAGCATTGGTTGGATGGAGATGGGATGACCATTGGATCTATTGGGTCGGACCATTCATCGGTGGTGCTTTAGCCGCCTTTATATACGAGTTCATGGTCATCCCAACTGAGCCACCTGCTCACCACACCCACCAGCCCTTAGCCCCTGAAGATTACTAGATTGGGGCTTTCCACTTGGTCTCTCTTGCTTCTTGTCTTTGTTTGTAAAATCACTTTGCATAGAACCTCTGTTTTGATGCTactctttgtttgtttgtattaaTAAGAATAAAGAGAGATACCGCAGCAATGAGTTCTTTTGATATTTTCACCAAACATATACCGGATACAAGTAATAACAATGTACTAATCTATTCTATATTGACTTTCCTTGTTTCTGAAACCTGAAAAAAGAAAAGCTTCTTCAAGGTCCTCTCATCTTCTCAACAATCTGTCTACTTCTTTCCTCCATGTGACGCTTCTTCTCTTCAAACTTCTCCCCAACTTTCTTCCTAAAATCAAACATCCTCTCCCTTGTTCCCATTTTCTTCCCCTTGAAGCTCGAATCAACCTCTTCATTTGGCACGATATACCTCGACGGTGGCTGGACACTAACCGGAACAATCTCCCCGTCGTTGCCTCCTCGTGCTACTGTCTCCAGCTTCTCGTTGCTTTCCAGAAGGGGAGTCTTGAGTTCTTCCAAGGATTTTTCACTTTCTACTGCAAGAGCTGTGGAATTAGCTGGTTGTTGTGCAGCCACAGGTTCTTCCTCAACTCTTGCTTTCTGCGGAACGTTGGTAGTTTTCTTCGTTTGTTCACCATTCGTTGGCTTCTCACCTTTAGCTTTACCTTCTGCAGCTTCGAAGCTGTCGTGATCACTACTTGAGTCTTGATTCAGCCACATGAACGGCGCAACACTGCGTTGGACCCAATCATCCTTCTCAGCTATCATCCCTGGAATGgtaatgctttcgcagttgggGAGCACCATGACCTCTCGTATCCCGTTCTGCACAATGAGATTTTGTCTTATTTCATATTCCCTTTAGAAACAAAAGAAGGTGGAGCAAAGTGTTTTTTACCTTAAAACGGTTGATCAAGAACATAGCAACATGGCTGTTTGTGATTTTGTGTTCACCAACAGATGAGACAAGGTCGAATTTAATCTCCGGCATGCTTGTGAAGCCAAACCATAGTTGATCAGATGGAGGCGGTTTCATGTGTACACGCAGTGTCCCTCTAAGCGAAGAGACTCCTATTGACAAAGTAATTGGAACCTACAGTTCACAAACAGAGATAGTCTAAGATACTACAGGAGCTGAGTCTATAATCACTGGAGATCAGAAACAAAGATTAACCTGAGAGACTTGCTCAGCGATGTTCTTCAGAATAGACTTCCACTTAGATCCATTGTTGGGAGCTGCTTTTGTACCTTTTGCTCCCTTTGGTTCATCTGCAAAGAAATAAATCACTTTAGTATTAAATGCTTCTAATCAAAATGATTCTATGAATTCACTGTACTAACCAACTTTCACATCTTGTCCATCACCAGTTCCTCCGGGGACACTCAACTGCTTCTCAAAATCTGCAAGACCTTCAAGGAACTCTGGTGGAACATCCCCTGAAGAATTTGGTTGCAGCTTTCCTTCGGCTATCTGCAGATCTTCCTCTCGAGCGTCAACTCGAGTCTGAACTTCAAGTCCAGCACCACCAGTGTATTCAACATCTAGCTCGAACGCCCACACGCCATTCATCTCCATCGGAAGAATCCTTGTACCGTGTATATACGGAGGGAGACTCCCAATCTTTACATCGCAGCAGATTAAGTCTCCTATGTAGCTAGGAGTCCTCATGTTGGACAACACCCGCTGGATTCGTTCGTGCACTGCATTCTTCAGCCCTGCGTTCTCTTTGACATCAAAGAACAGCCGAGAGATCAGCAAGTTCCACGCCAAGGTTCCTTCATCGGCGAAGAACTTCTCTTCCGAGTCTACATCCGAAGCGTGGCTCCAAGAACGTGAGAAAGCTCCCACATCGGTTTCCTCAGGGATGATGGTATCTCTAATCTTTCTAGCTGGATTACTCTTTCCTGAGCTACCGTTGGAATGTGAGTCTTGGTAAGGACGTGTTGAAGCTGTCACTTTGGTTGAGCACTTTTTAGAGAACTTCTTCCAGAACAAACGAACCTTTGAGGAAGGACCATCGATCTTAACTCCCTTGTCCAATGACTCGAAGCTAAAACCAGCTGATGGTTTCATAAAAGAAGGATACGCAGCGTTGAGTGAAGCCATGTAGCTCCGGAACTCGTCTTTCAGTTTGGTCGACCAGATAAACCTTTCTTGGTCATTAGAAGCAGCAAGACGGAGAGCTTTACACCAAGACTCCTTCTCCCAAGAAGTCTCGAGGTAGATGTAAAACACACGGTTCCCTTTGTACAAGTCTGAAGTTTTGCTCTCCACTTGGATAGGGAACCTCTTAGCCCTAAGATAAGACACAAATCAAAAGTGTTTTACATTCACTTAAGAGAAGAAGCAATGTCAGTAAGAATGTAAAGTACCATTTTCTTGTGGGGAGTTGAGACCCTGAAACAGCCTCAACGGAGCAACCTTTCAAAGTGATAACAGTCTTGTTGCTATCAGCGTCTGTTAAGATGAGCTTATGGTCTTTGATACGAGCAAATTTTCTAACGGGATGCACCTCCACGtgatttatcttcttctttggcTCTTTTGGTAACTTCTCCTTTAAACTCTCGTCCAACTCCAGAACCCAAATCACTCCCTGAGAAAGATACACAGATCATAAAGTAAACAGCTTTCCTCACACTGatcaagaaaggaggaaactTTTACCTGTTTGTTGAGATTGAAATCAATGGGCTCGAGAGGAGGAGGTTCAGAGCCCTTTGATGTTGGATCTGAACTCGATTTCTGCTTCCGATTCAACCGCTTCACAAGGTACAAGAACGCGGCAGCTTCCGCGGCAACGACGGCGAGGAGACCCAGCAAGAATCCAGTGACGAAGGCGAAGCCAGCGAACGAAACCATCTCCGGGAAGTTACAAAGTGTGTTGCTTTTCAACTTTAATAGTAGAGAGAGAGTTAGTTGAGAAGGGAATCAAAGAGGAGGAGAAGACGCGTCACGATGTCTTCTCTCTACTTTTATGTCAGTTTCGGTGATGAAGGAAAATATTTCttgagaaaataataattttagtttaaataaattatatatattaatgtaaaatGGGAATATTCGTTTACtgatttcaaatcatttctgACTTACTTAATACAAAAATTAGGAGGATTAATCTTCATGTTTttcaatctcttttttttagttttgattggatatttttttggattttgttacCTATtttcaccccccccccccccatcccaccaaaaaaaagatttgttacCTATAATATAATcttcaaatgttttagaaatgGGAGATTTTGTTACCCGTAAGATAATCTCTATAATTGTTTTAGGAATGGGAATATTCGTTTACTGAATTCAAATCATTAATTTTCTGACTTTTGTATGTTTTCACACTTTAGTTTCCTTATAAAAATTAGGAGGATTGGTTTTCAACTTTTcgtatttattatcattttaagTTTGGTTGGATAATTGATTTTAGAGTGCTACCTATAGTACATggaaaaaattctaaaacatagaGATTTCACTAATCCAATGTCTAGATGTTTTGGTTTGAATTTAAGATGGTAGATCAAAACACTATGTCTAGAATCCATTTCAACACTCGGTAGTTTCATATACAACTAAATCAACTGTTCAATTGTCAATGAACTACAAGCCAATCGTTTAAAGATTCCATTGGTTTAATTCTGATGGATGAATATGCTAAAGCGTGTGTCAGCCCTGTCCGTGGATTATGGTTGTAAGTGTTACACTACTGAACTGcctgtaataattaaaaacatacgTATTTGCAAGTTACTATTGCATAACCAAACAGCTTCTTTTAGAACATGGACTCCTTAACAATGTTGTTGAACTAGAAAGTTTTGACTGTTTCAATTCAACCTAATCCTTTGAAGTTCCAAGTCTCACCTAAGTCTTTATTCGTTGAGGAATGAGTCAGATTATGTCAGAACATATCAACTCTCgagtcaaatttttttaattgataacTGAAAGAAAGTAGAAAAAGTATCCAAAATAATGCAAACAAAGATGGGAAAGAGAAAAAGCAATTGTTgtgaaaaacagagaaaaagcgAGTACATaggaaaaaaaatctagaaaacTAACAAAAGACATcaaatctaacaaaaaaatgttcTCATCTGAAATATTAGACGAGTTTTCAACTTatgttttgttatatatttttattgtatagtCTTAAGATAATCATTTTTGCAATGCACCATTGCAGTCCATATGCTCTTTACCGACATACAAGAACGGCacagattttcatattttcagaCAGAAAAGTACAAAACAGAGTTCACAGATccatttagtaaaaaaaagagACAGAAGAGAAGTAAAAGAGTAGCCAACTTCATTTACATGGTCCCTCACTcatgcaagaaaaaaaaaaactctattctCTTCTTAGTAACATCCATGGCTTCCaacatgagaaaaaaaaaaaactccgcTATGGCCGTTGCTACCTAAAGCAACACAACGAGCCAGACAACAACAAAGAACACTTCaaggttatgttttttttttttttttaagtgtttGGAAGAAAGGGTCAACGTTAAGAGGACTCCTTCGACTGATCTTTAAAAGTTGGAGTTTATGAAGAAGTTATAGTCATGGTGGTCAACATTCAGCTGTTTCAGCCATGAATCTGCAGCGCTTTGAAGGTAAATCAACCGGTCCTGGTCAAACCCTGTCTTGCCCCAAAGATCTCCTTGCATTTTGTAAGCAGCTAAACCAAACGGAGGCAATGGTATTCTCTTGTTTACAACGCAACACTCTGTTTCTTCCATTACTTTGTTGTTACTAGAATCTCCTTCCACCACATTATCTGCATGCAGTTCTAGAAGacgttaataaaataaacaaagaaatGGTGTTTGTTTCTTACGTTAATGAGCAGTGATCGATCATATGTACCTTGAAACGAAGAAGACAAAGTATGATAAGTTAAAAAGCATGTCGTCAAGTCCTTCTCGTTCTCGCAGCTTGGGATGTGATATATCGGGTACCTAGTTCATCAAACCATAACACATCAAGCCAAACATGAAGGATTGTATTAACTAAAGACTCATTACTTACCACGCAACAGCCATCCAACTAGCAGGAGACATATCGACACTCCTTAAGGTCATCAGTCCCGGATATTTCTCAGCCAGCTCGTTTATCTGAAGAAGAAACAAGTACAGTGTCTTTGCTTCAAGACCATATTTCATTAAGTTAATTAAGGAGAATAATATGGTCACTAAGATATCAAACCTTGTCGGTTAAGGGAACCCGCTTGTAAGGAGGATCTCTTTCTATGTACTTGAAGTCAAGGTAACCAAGTCTGTCTCGCAGCAATATAGTACCATCTGGATCAAAAACCGAATCTTCAGAGACAGCATCCCATGTTTTGCTTGAATCATTGCTCATGGATCTTGACAACAACTTCTCGCTTTCACTATCACTCCAACACTCACTACTCTCAGACTCAACCACCTCACTCAGGCTCCTGCAACACCCAAAAAAGCATTCAGTACGTCAAATAACTAGAGACATGTCCTAAACACTTCTATTACCAAACCACAAAGACAACATGTTGTACATGAATCTAGACTTATCAAAATGGGATAAGTAACCTGGACATCAAAGCGGGTTTGTTAGTGTGGATTTGGATGGCAGATAGATATGGGACATAATACTGCATAACAGTTTCACCATTGCTTAGATCAACTTGTGATCCAAAACCATACGCGCTCAGCTCATCGTAATAGTTCCAGAGGTCACCGAGCATGAAATACTTTATCTCCTCCTTCCCCTGTTGCTGCCACAAACATTAAAGATCACTCGCACATAAAATTCCAGTTATTTATGCAATGTTATTAACAACTAACCACCCCCATATTCAATTGTGATCAAGCTGTTACACCATTTCAAGCAACAACTTGATCATTAGTTTGAAGACCAACATGGTCATTGCATTGACATGTATGTGAACAATAAAGCTCTTGATTCCTAATCACAGACGCACAGAATGAGACAGAACCAAAGGATATACATTAGAGCATcaagaagattcaaaccaaatctCAGTACACTTACGCTTTTTGATtaatgaatataaaaataatattctaaagcAATTCTGTAGCACGTTTCCACGTGGTAGTATACAATCCATGAAAATGATGTGACCATTAGATTTCTCatactaattttgtttttccgTGATGGACCATGCAATTATTTGTCTGTCCTTATTGTCAAATTTCATCTGAAAATTCACaccaaatcatttaaaaaaaaaaaaaacattgagaGTTCTAGGTTGTCACCATTGATTCAAAGTTAAGACGTTTATGAAACTCTGTTTATCAAAGACAATTAAAATCGTTTTTTACCTGaggaagagagaatgaaggaggCTTAGGAGTGACTCCTAAGAGAAACCTCTCCAGATTTGAACGGCCTTTTGATGAGGAAGACCACCACCACAttatctcttctctttttcttcttcttggctcAATCTCTTGTTGAGATCAGATCTTTATGCATAATCAGTCCACACAAAAGTTTGGAAATGTATTAACTTCTCAGTCGTCTCTCATTAGTCCCAATATGGCAAAGCTTTATAGCAATTCCCAACCTGaactctttttaaaaaaacagaACCCACCAAAGAACGAGAAGGATTCTTTCAGAAATCGAAACTTCCGATTTGAGAAACTAAATGAGAATCAGAAAActgagggttttttttttaatagaattttgttACTCTCAATGGAGACAGAGAAACTGAAGTGAAAGCTGAATAAAACTTGGTTTGTATTTAATGGAAGAAGGAAAACGAAGAAGAGGACGAAAcgcttcttctctctctttcactCACTCTGatccttttttatttattagctATTTAATTTTCCCTCAAGTATGAAACTGAAGACTTTTGTTTGATCtagtatcattttttttaattaattaaaacagtcggtaagaaagaataaaaaagagGATTGCATATTACTTATACATAAATTTGTtgtatatttatagaaaagAGTTTTGAGAATGGAGACATTATTACGTCATTGCAACACCAAAATCCAAGTCACATtgcaaatgaaaaaaagaaaattgtttttagtttcatttttgTTTGCAATCGAATATATTTATTACCTTCTGCTTCTATATGTTTCTTTTAGGAGATAGATTTAACTATATATGGATTGATTTTATATTATGGAGATAACGAGGACGTTAGACATTACAATTTACTACTCTTTTGTATTTATGTGGTGAGTGATAAAAAGCCTTCTAGAAAAGCCActtaataagatttttttttttaattttctcgtAAGTTTTAATCCTTGACTTAAAATATCAACTAGATACTAATCCGCGCTATGCACGGATATTATTTGAACAAATGTTTCTAATTATTACCGagattagaaaatataaatcttattttttggcaccatatgtttttttatggatggtttgtttattttttaaacacatatatgttttgtttataatataacATGTGAatataatctattatatattaaaggagaaacatcgtaataaatgcgttcacactaaatTGGATCATGTCATGTGTAAAAGCATGgtaataaatgcgttcacactaaaatGGACACATGTCACATGTAAAGAACTTCTCagccaaactctacataaatatgtttacACTATGTGCTTtacgtttttaatataaaactcacatgcatggtttttctttacgttatttttattgtttacgaatagagctgaacaaattattcataaattttgattcaattCGTTATCTGTTTTGATTCGAACAAAAAAATCTGGATTTCCGttactctacgaagcaaatcaaatactaaaatgcaatatccgtaaaaaaacgcaaatcacaaatatcaatatttataggaacGGATATTCAATTTGATTTGttatgtgcatatatatatatatatacttatatttaaagaattatatataagttatataatatttatacctatcaatatatatatatattttttaatcctTGACTTAAAATATCAATGGTTTATTTTGCACAAGGTTTCATGAGATATCAATGCTCTTCTTTAGAAACTGTAAAGACACCAATTAAAAAGCGCAACGAGTtgatatttgtatttttcaattAGAGACTATTTTAGATAGATAGATACTAATATTAGTGAGATTCTGTATAGAGTGTCTGGAGctctagtaaataatatagtcAATAGTGAAAGAAAATcgattaaattttacatagtgAATCAAAAACAAATACCAAACAAATCTTAACATTACATTCCATCATCTAACCTCGGTCTATGAGTAATAACTCACCAGCAATCGTTTCTTTTAGTTTGTATTTTTCAACAACCCTATAAATAATCAAGATACTAAACGAGTATTTTATGTCTTCAGAAATATGTCGCAAACTGAAAATTACATACTTTTATTGTTGCAATATATTTCGCTAATCATGTGTCAGTGATGTACAATACGTATAAGTTATTTATACTATAAACATCTCCGGCATCAATTTTTAACTCGAAAATCTCATGTCTGATAAACTAATCTCTTCTATATAATTTAAACCGTGTTTTTTGGTGTGCCATTAGTCTATTAGAGGTTAAGTTATCCACAAATAACTCGAATAAAGTTTACTGTCGACTCTGAAATGAATCTTGATTCAAAATGAAAGGGAGAAGGCAACATCTAGTAGAATTATGTTGAAATTCTACATCAGAAAATATGAAAGTGACATTGACTATTTCTTTAATGGTACATGTTAATTTACTTTTAGGTGGACAATCTTTAAGATTCTAACTATTTTCAGAAGCATCCGCTTAATGACAATACGAAAGTTTTTGTATGAACATCAAGAATAGCATATGAATTGGATATTTGTAGTAATAAACATCCACACCTAAAACTCCATCATAGAATTTTCACCGTTAATTTGTAACCAGATAAAGTCATAACTTCAAGATTGTCtccatttagaaaaaaaaaatatgagattTTGACATTTTTATCCAAATTAAAAATCAGTTTATTTGGAGAAGCAACAAAAAAtgagtttaatttgatttttgaaaCCGTGTTCTGttacataataataaattatatctgAAGGAAATACCTTTGCAAAATGAAAATAGTAACCGTATATACGTAACTTTTTTGTAACCTCAtatagataatattttattttattattttcgagcctattagttttatattttgtgtaGTTTCAGAAACTTAGAACACTTCTAACGTAAAATTCTAGACATGAATATCTTAAGCTAAATGCACATGTTTAGttactataatatttatatttaattataaatattttacttaaGATATTTGGATGTAGAATTCTCATAATTTGacata
This Brassica napus cultivar Da-Ae chromosome C6, Da-Ae, whole genome shotgun sequence DNA region includes the following protein-coding sequences:
- the LOC106406412 gene encoding aquaporin TIP3-1 produces the protein MAASTVRTYGFGRADEATHPDSIRATLAEFLSTFVFVFAAEGSILSLDKLYWDHAAHVGTNTPGGLVLVALAHAFALFAAVSAAINVSGGHVNPAVTFGALIGGRISAILAIYYWIAQLLGAILACLLLRLATNGMRPVGFSLASGVKAHNGLVLEIILTFGLVYVVYSTLIDPKRGSLGIIGPLAVGLIVGANILMGGPFSGASMNPARAFGPALVGWRWDDHWIYWVGPFIGGALAAFIYEFMVIPTEPPAHHTHQPLAPEDY
- the LOC106406411 gene encoding testis-expressed protein 2, with protein sequence MVSFAGFAFVTGFLLGLLAVVAAEAAAFLYLVKRLNRKQKSSSDPTSKGSEPPPLEPIDFNLNKQGVIWVLELDESLKEKLPKEPKKKINHVEVHPVRKFARIKDHKLILTDADSNKTVITLKGCSVEAVSGSQLPTRKWAKRFPIQVESKTSDLYKGNRVFYIYLETSWEKESWCKALRLAASNDQERFIWSTKLKDEFRSYMASLNAAYPSFMKPSAGFSFESLDKGVKIDGPSSKVRLFWKKFSKKCSTKVTASTRPYQDSHSNGSSGKSNPARKIRDTIIPEETDVGAFSRSWSHASDVDSEEKFFADEGTLAWNLLISRLFFDVKENAGLKNAVHERIQRVLSNMRTPSYIGDLICCDVKIGSLPPYIHGTRILPMEMNGVWAFELDVEYTGGAGLEVQTRVDAREEDLQIAEGKLQPNSSGDVPPEFLEGLADFEKQLSVPGGTGDGQDVKVDEPKGAKGTKAAPNNGSKWKSILKNIAEQVSQVPITLSIGVSSLRGTLRVHMKPPPSDQLWFGFTSMPEIKFDLVSSVGEHKITNSHVAMFLINRFKNGIREVMVLPNCESITIPGMIAEKDDWVQRSVAPFMWLNQDSSSDHDSFEAAEGKAKGEKPTNGEQTKKTTNVPQKARVEEEPVAAQQPANSTALAVESEKSLEELKTPLLESNEKLETVARGGNDGEIVPVSVQPPSRYIVPNEEVDSSFKGKKMGTRERMFDFRKKVGEKFEEKKRHMEERSRQIVEKMRGP
- the LOC106404755 gene encoding uncharacterized protein LOC106404755 isoform X2, producing MWWWSSSSKGRSNLERFLLGVTPKPPSFSLPQGKEEIKYFMLGDLWNYYDELSAYGFGSQVDLSNGETVMQYYVPYLSAIQIHTNKPALMSRSLSEVVESESSECWSDSESEKLLSRSMSNDSSKTWDAVSEDSVFDPDGTILLRDRLGYLDFKYIERDPPYKRVPLTDKINELAEKYPGLMTLRSVDMSPASWMAVAWYPIYHIPSCENEKDLTTCFLTYHTLSSSFQDNVVEGDSSNNKVMEETECCVVNKRIPLPPFGLAAYKMQGDLWGKTGFDQDRLIYLQSAADSWLKQLNVDHHDYNFFINSNF
- the LOC106404755 gene encoding uncharacterized protein LOC106404755 isoform X1, whose product is MWWWSSSSKGRSNLERFLLGVTPKPPSFSLPQQQGKEEIKYFMLGDLWNYYDELSAYGFGSQVDLSNGETVMQYYVPYLSAIQIHTNKPALMSRSLSEVVESESSECWSDSESEKLLSRSMSNDSSKTWDAVSEDSVFDPDGTILLRDRLGYLDFKYIERDPPYKRVPLTDKINELAEKYPGLMTLRSVDMSPASWMAVAWYPIYHIPSCENEKDLTTCFLTYHTLSSSFQDNVVEGDSSNNKVMEETECCVVNKRIPLPPFGLAAYKMQGDLWGKTGFDQDRLIYLQSAADSWLKQLNVDHHDYNFFINSNF